From Alteromonas sp. RKMC-009, one genomic window encodes:
- a CDS encoding NYN domain-containing protein gives MNKLHLSNSYVPSIQQFAYTTGKTATDASMIIDAMDLLYSDRIDAFELVSSDSDFTKLASRLRESEKFVFGVGEKKTPVSFRNACDDFVFTEKLDTGQDAKPEKVVAGPSPVSSSNGAEELIPAFLKAWELCQNEDG, from the coding sequence ATCAACAAACTCCATTTATCTAATAGTTACGTTCCGTCAATTCAACAATTTGCCTATACCACTGGGAAGACTGCTACCGACGCATCAATGATTATTGATGCTATGGATCTACTCTATTCTGACCGGATAGACGCTTTTGAACTGGTCAGTAGTGACAGCGATTTTACTAAACTCGCATCCAGATTGAGGGAATCAGAGAAATTCGTATTTGGTGTGGGAGAGAAGAAAACGCCAGTTTCGTTTCGGAATGCTTGCGATGATTTCGTCTTTACTGAAAAGCTGGATACAGGTCAGGATGCCAAACCCGAAAAAGTAGTAGCAGGCCCCTCGCCTGTCAGCTCTTCTAACGGTGCTGAAGAGCTTATTCCGGCATTTCTTAAAGCATGGGAACTCTGTCAAAATGAAGACGGCTAG
- a CDS encoding TonB-dependent receptor encodes MSEFKHSRLACAVISIFSVSFASSAYAEDGDQGIEKIEVTATKRTTGLQDTAIAMSAFTGETLKENGVSEVTDIATLAPGVSITQNSANVIVSIRGVNSQDTNETGNPAVAIAQDSFYIERANSFSNALYDMQRVEVLRGPQGTLYGKNATGGVINFITNKPTSEQEGSVSVGIGNYNLITAEGMLNVPVTDEVNMRAAFFSKSHDGYRENEAPATPGDDADMKSGRVHLSYAPSDDLSILLSGQWTDLGGVGATVQGVAIDEWNNDEVPSFEKEGIEHSLPSQKLDHFYETYQVQVDYSLDFMDITLLSGLRNSDYSQRRDLDGTARADRYMNVNEDVQDVSHELRFSSNTDNAFSWQFGGNYFNETNSLYSVFESWAVANSPDGMMTFDFDVETTSKAAFIHTGYKLTETLELEAGLRRSKDEVSRKGQQDVFGTASVYDNNADSAKTTHHLGLNWKMNEDTLLYVKSTSGYKAGGFNNSTDVGSDAYSPETLDAIEVGLKSQFFDNSLRINSSAFTYKYKDQQVKVTGASGLSAIENAGESKINGLEVEFVWQVTSYDRVDGSVVLLDGEYEDLCLAYSSDGVCATDYAGNETAMTPDSQFNLSYEHEFLLDDASLVAKVQTHYESESFLGIENFGFQSRDAYTKTDLILTYYKDDWNVRAYIRNIEDDVVITSANKSSLFGTYNYGLMAPRTFGASISYIF; translated from the coding sequence ATGAGTGAATTTAAGCATTCCAGATTGGCGTGTGCGGTAATTAGTATTTTTTCTGTCAGTTTTGCGAGTTCAGCTTATGCTGAAGATGGTGATCAGGGAATCGAGAAAATAGAAGTCACAGCGACAAAACGAACAACAGGCCTTCAAGATACAGCAATAGCAATGAGTGCCTTTACAGGTGAAACTTTAAAAGAGAACGGCGTTAGCGAAGTTACTGACATTGCGACCCTTGCTCCCGGAGTATCAATTACGCAAAATTCTGCGAATGTCATAGTCAGTATTCGGGGTGTGAACAGTCAGGACACCAACGAAACTGGTAACCCTGCAGTTGCAATAGCACAGGATAGCTTTTATATCGAAAGAGCAAATTCTTTTTCAAATGCTCTATATGACATGCAGCGAGTAGAGGTTTTACGAGGCCCTCAAGGCACTCTTTACGGTAAAAATGCGACGGGCGGAGTAATTAATTTTATTACAAATAAGCCTACATCAGAACAAGAAGGCAGCGTTTCCGTTGGAATAGGCAACTATAATCTCATAACTGCTGAAGGTATGTTAAACGTACCAGTGACCGATGAAGTCAATATGCGTGCTGCTTTTTTTAGTAAATCTCATGACGGATACAGAGAAAATGAAGCTCCTGCGACTCCTGGCGATGATGCTGACATGAAAAGCGGACGCGTGCACTTAAGTTATGCTCCAAGCGATGATCTTAGTATTTTACTCAGCGGTCAGTGGACCGATCTTGGTGGGGTTGGAGCGACCGTACAAGGGGTTGCAATTGACGAATGGAATAATGATGAAGTACCTTCTTTTGAGAAAGAAGGTATAGAACATAGCTTGCCGAGTCAGAAATTAGATCACTTCTACGAAACCTACCAGGTTCAGGTTGATTATTCTCTTGACTTCATGGATATCACACTACTTAGTGGATTGCGAAATTCTGACTACAGTCAAAGACGAGATTTAGACGGGACTGCCCGTGCTGACCGGTATATGAACGTAAATGAAGATGTTCAGGATGTTTCACACGAATTAAGATTCTCTTCAAATACAGATAATGCGTTTAGCTGGCAGTTTGGTGGCAACTACTTTAACGAGACAAATTCACTGTATTCAGTGTTCGAAAGTTGGGCTGTAGCGAATTCGCCAGATGGAATGATGACTTTTGATTTTGATGTTGAAACAACGTCCAAAGCAGCGTTCATTCATACAGGTTACAAGTTAACAGAAACGCTGGAGCTCGAAGCGGGCCTGCGCCGTTCAAAGGATGAAGTATCGCGGAAAGGGCAGCAAGATGTATTCGGTACTGCGAGTGTTTATGATAACAATGCAGATAGTGCTAAAACTACGCACCACCTTGGCCTTAACTGGAAAATGAATGAAGACACCTTACTTTATGTAAAGTCGACAAGTGGATATAAGGCCGGAGGCTTCAATAATTCTACGGATGTTGGAAGTGATGCGTATTCTCCGGAAACGTTGGATGCTATTGAAGTCGGATTGAAATCGCAGTTTTTTGATAATTCACTTCGGATAAATTCATCTGCCTTTACATACAAATATAAAGATCAACAAGTTAAAGTTACTGGCGCCAGTGGTCTATCAGCTATTGAAAATGCCGGGGAATCTAAAATCAACGGTTTAGAAGTAGAGTTTGTATGGCAAGTGACTAGTTATGACCGGGTTGATGGTTCCGTGGTGCTTCTGGACGGAGAATATGAAGATTTATGTCTCGCTTATAGCTCAGATGGAGTATGTGCGACTGATTATGCTGGTAATGAGACAGCTATGACGCCAGATTCTCAGTTTAACTTGAGTTACGAACATGAGTTTTTGTTGGACGACGCTTCGCTTGTAGCTAAAGTGCAAACTCATTACGAGTCTGAGTCCTTCTTAGGTATCGAGAACTTCGGCTTCCAGTCGAGAGATGCTTACACAAAAACAGATCTCATTCTTACTTATTACAAAGATGATTGGAATGTCAGGGCGTATATTCGCAATATCGAGGATGACGTGGTTATCACCAGCGCAAATAAAAGTAGTTTATTCGGTACCTACAATTATGGTCTGATGGCTCCCAGAACATTTGGCGCAAGCATTTCTTACATTTTCTAA
- a CDS encoding MarR family winged helix-turn-helix transcriptional regulator, with the protein MSDSHFKPFDKDFEFRQFPFYWISRVGNRYEHRMEFALKKVGMNITSWRVCMILRENGAISMSDIATHAVARLPTITKVVYKLKEKGLVEVKPSLDDARVSIVKITTEGDETLQSVLKSTTKIFNEAFEGFNEEDIKQLNTSLAKLFTNIEG; encoded by the coding sequence ATGTCAGATTCACACTTTAAGCCTTTTGATAAAGATTTCGAATTCCGTCAATTCCCGTTTTACTGGATTTCCAGAGTCGGGAACCGGTATGAACACCGTATGGAGTTTGCTTTAAAAAAGGTAGGTATGAACATCACATCATGGCGAGTGTGTATGATCTTGCGGGAAAACGGTGCGATTAGTATGAGCGACATAGCCACTCATGCTGTAGCCAGGTTACCGACTATTACTAAAGTTGTTTATAAACTCAAAGAAAAAGGGCTCGTGGAGGTCAAGCCGAGCCTTGACGATGCCAGAGTTTCTATAGTCAAAATCACCACTGAGGGTGATGAAACACTTCAATCCGTATTAAAGTCAACAACCAAAATATTCAATGAAGCCTTTGAGGGCTTCAACGAAGAAGATATAAAACAATTAAATACTTCTCTTGCGAAACTATTTACTAACATCGAAGGCTAG